One Desulfatitalea tepidiphila genomic region harbors:
- a CDS encoding lysophospholipid acyltransferase family protein: MERHIREQDIFSICPATALNRKNSNRFHLAGALEHLLGLRRCSAIYQSIRHHRDPAGFMRHLLKALGIRSTCASADTQKIPPGGPCVVVSNHPFGGLDGIVLAELLLTIRADVKILANSILNRIPQLREITIPVDPFETRTALRSNIGPLREAMAWVESGGLLLVFPAGEVSHPTLRSPEIADPPWHRFVARIIRRTGANVIPVYFKGCNRWPFHLAGLFHPRLRTALLARELLARQGKPIELKIGNLIHHRWLRNYSDDQMLKYLRFRTYVMGHARPLRAGAPFPAIFRGFKQRRPLADPQPREVCRRELLQLPGDQLLVQSGNFAVWHAQSTQIPHLLLEIGRLRETAFRLAGEGTGRACDLDRFDTHYTHLFIWDTETEQIIGAYRLGLADQILSRQGKKGLYTSTLFHSRSAFFDKLGPALELGRSFVHPDYQKSYSPLLLLWKGIGAFVARYPCYRMLFGPVSISNDYSDLSRRLMATTLLRHAQTNDLAMMVRPRNPAKLKPVRIRGCRRMLQDLHFQDLKEIGAVVSDIELTQKEVPVLLRQYLNLGGQLLAFNVDKHFSKVLDGLIVVDLLQTERKTLARYMGAEGLSAFRAYHSSDTEADPAPAPRPPAAPVLRQAG; encoded by the coding sequence CTGAAGGCGCTCGGAATTCGCTCCACCTGCGCATCGGCCGATACGCAAAAAATACCTCCCGGGGGCCCTTGCGTGGTGGTGTCCAATCACCCTTTCGGCGGGTTGGACGGTATCGTTCTGGCCGAGTTGTTGCTGACCATCCGCGCGGATGTCAAAATCCTGGCAAACTCAATATTAAACCGCATTCCCCAATTGCGCGAGATCACCATACCGGTGGACCCCTTCGAAACCAGGACAGCGTTGCGGTCCAACATCGGCCCGCTTCGCGAGGCGATGGCGTGGGTCGAAAGCGGGGGCCTTCTCCTGGTGTTTCCGGCCGGAGAAGTGTCCCATCCGACCCTGCGGTCCCCGGAAATCGCCGATCCGCCCTGGCATCGTTTCGTGGCCCGTATCATCCGCCGCACCGGCGCCAACGTGATACCGGTCTATTTCAAGGGATGCAACCGTTGGCCGTTCCATCTCGCCGGCCTGTTCCATCCCCGATTACGAACGGCCCTGCTGGCCCGGGAACTGCTGGCCCGGCAGGGAAAACCCATTGAGCTGAAAATCGGCAATCTGATCCATCACCGCTGGCTGCGGAACTACAGCGACGACCAGATGCTCAAGTACCTCAGGTTCCGCACCTACGTTATGGGCCATGCCCGGCCTTTGCGCGCCGGCGCACCCTTCCCGGCCATTTTTCGCGGCTTCAAACAACGGCGCCCCCTGGCCGATCCCCAACCCCGTGAGGTGTGCCGCCGCGAGCTGCTGCAGCTGCCAGGGGATCAGCTTCTGGTACAGAGCGGCAACTTCGCCGTCTGGCATGCCCAGTCGACGCAAATCCCTCACCTTCTACTCGAAATCGGCCGACTCCGTGAAACCGCCTTCCGTCTCGCAGGCGAAGGCACCGGCCGGGCCTGCGACCTGGACCGCTTCGATACGCATTACACGCATTTGTTCATATGGGACACGGAAACAGAACAGATCATAGGCGCGTACCGCCTCGGCCTGGCCGATCAGATTCTGTCCCGTCAAGGCAAAAAGGGCCTCTACACCAGCACCCTTTTCCACAGCCGCAGCGCCTTCTTCGATAAGCTTGGGCCGGCCCTGGAACTGGGCCGTTCCTTTGTCCACCCCGACTACCAAAAATCCTATTCCCCCCTGTTGTTGCTGTGGAAAGGCATCGGCGCCTTCGTGGCGCGCTATCCGTGCTACCGGATGCTGTTCGGCCCGGTGAGCATCAGCAACGACTACAGCGATCTCTCCCGCCGCCTGATGGCCACCACTTTGTTGCGTCACGCCCAGACCAACGACCTGGCCATGATGGTGCGGCCCCGGAACCCGGCGAAGCTCAAACCGGTCCGTATCCGCGGCTGCCGCAGAATGCTGCAGGATCTGCATTTTCAGGACCTGAAAGAGATCGGAGCGGTGGTATCGGACATCGAACTGACGCAAAAAGAGGTGCCGGTATTGCTGCGCCAGTATTTGAACTTAGGCGGGCAACTGCTTGCCTTCAACGTCGACAAACACTTCAGCAAGGTGCTCGACGGCCTTATCGTCGTGGATCTGCTGCAAACGGAGCGCAAAACCCTGGCCCGCTACATGGGCGCCGAAGGCCTGTCCGCTTTCCGGGCGTATCACAGCTCCGACACCGAAGCAGACCCTGCCCCGGCACCCCGGCCGCCGGCGGCGCCGGTTTTGCGGCAGGCCGGATAA